The sequence TGGGTGAGCCAGCCCGACAATACCGTTAAAGCACCGAAAAAATGGGTCATTAGCTTACCTTTGCTGCCCCTGGTGCTTTTTGTGGGCAGTGGATTGCTGGATACGCTGATCAAGTATGTTGAAAACCGGTTCCTTGATGGTTCCAATAATAATGATTTCCTGGTCACGGCTTTTGCGGCTGCAGCATGTATGGGGTTGGTAATACTGGTGGTGCAATTGTTCAGCGGGAAGGCCGGATTGTCCTGGCAGGCCTTTGCAGCAGGAGTTGCCATCGGTGTCCCCAATTACTTTTCGATCTGGTGCCTGGTGAATGTGTTGAAGGAATATGCCGGCAATAGTTCGGCCATTATACCCGTGAATAATATGGGCATTGTGGCACTCAGCACCCTGGTTGCAGCAGTTTTATTCCAGGAGAAATTGAGCCGGAAGAACTGGTTAGGAATTATTTTATCACTGGCGGCGATTGCATTGATTGCATTTGGTTAATATGGAAACGAAAACTTATTATACAACCCTTGAAAAAGCGGGTACTGCTGAATTCCGTGAACGTGGCAGCAAGTTTGTGGGATATGCATTCCCTGTCCAGACCGCTGAACAATTCAAAGCCGAATTACAGCAGATCAGAAAAGAACATCCCAAGGCCAGCCACCATTGTTTTGCTTACCGTTTGGGCCTTGATGGTAATAATTTCCGGGTGAATGATGACGGTGAGCCATCCGGCACAGCCGGTAAACCAATACTTGGACAAATAGACAGTAAGGAACTGACAAATGTGGGTATCGTTGTGGTACGATATTTTGGCGGAACATTATTGGGCGTACCCGGACTGATCAATGCCTATAAAACGACAGCCACAGTAGTACTGCAGACATTGCCGTTCATCCAGAAGCCCATTGAAATAAACTATCGCCTCCAGTTTGATTATACGCAGATGAATAATGTAATGATGATTATTAAGCAATTTAACTGCAGTGTCCTGAGCCAGGATGTGCAATTGTTTTGCCTGCTCACCATTGGCATACCGATCAACAGGAAGGAAGAAGTTTTGTACCGGTTGAAAGAATTACTTACAGTGGAATACACGCCAGTTTAGCGCATTTTCACCAATACATATCCGATCCATTCTTTCAGTAATGGTGTCCATTTTTGCGTTAGCGAAAGGTCGGGCCAGACCTGTGATAAAAAGTGGTTTTTTTCCTGCAACACATCATAATCGCATGGCATTGCAATAGTAGGAAGGCCGGCTTTGGTAAATTCAAGCTGGCACCTGGGCATATGAATGGCAGAAGTCACCAGGATGGCTTTTTGGGAAAAATGCATACTATCATAAATAGCCTTTGAAAACAAGGCATTTTCATGGGTGTTCCGGCTTTTGGCGTCAACTAAAATATGATCCGCAGGGATGCCATTGGCGACTAATTCCTGCAGGAGAAAATTTGCTTCCGGTGGAAAATCGCGCAACAGGTGGCCATTTCCACCCGTAATAATAATATACTTTATGACGCCTTTATGGTACAATCGGGCAGTCTGGATAAAACGGTCAGCCGCCCCGCTAAAATAGCCGTTTCCGGAACTGTCATAACCACTGAGTCCGCCTGGTAAGATCCCCACTTCAAATTCCCCGGAAACTTTTACTGGAGAAGGCTGCCAGGCCAGTGTGGCGGTGCGGTACAGGAAGGGATTGGAAAAAACCAACACGACAAAAATAACCAGGATGGCCATCCTTTTTTTCCAGGTTTTTGACCTGATGACAAAGAATAGAGCTGATAAAAAAAAGATCCAATTTGATGGTGAAAGGAATATGGCAAAGATTTTTGACAGAATAAATTGCATATGCCTAAAGATAAGGAACCCTGCAAATTGGTATATTCGGGCTTTGAAACCATTATCCTGGGTTGATGGATCCAATAAATATACAAATGATCATAGATGGCTGCCTGGTCAATAACCAGCAGGCCAGGGCCTTGCTGTTTCACCAGGTCTATTCCATAGGCTTACCCGTAGCCTGGAGTTATTCCGAAAATGAAGCGGCTGCTGATGATATTATCGAAAAGGCCTTCCTTTATATTCTCGACAACCTATCTTTTTATGATGGCACCAAACTTGGATTCAAATCCTGGGTTAAACAGGTGGTCATTGATAAAGGGGTAGAGCAACAGCCTTTAATAGGTCGGACTGTCTATGTACTCCATGCCGTAGAAGGCTTTAACCAACATGATATCAGTAAGCGATTGAAGATACCGGAGGCCGAGGTGGGGCGACTGTTTGCGGAAGTTTCGGGATCAAAGCAGGAAGCCGTTGAGGATCATGGGATGAGGGCTGCAGATCCGGATAGGCAGGCTGCGGCCTGGTCTAGGCTTTCACCTGTCATCCTGGAAAGATTTTCTTCAGACGAATCAGAGGCGATGCCGGTCCGGGCTATGGCAAAACAAAGGGTTGCCAATGGGGGATGGATCGGCTGGGCAGTATTGATCTGTTTAAGTGCCCTGGCCATGCTGGTTTTGCATCAGACGGGTGTGGTAAAAGGAGGTAAGATCCAGGCAAATGAACCACCGGTAAGGCATGTATCCATTGGATTAGGCTATGCCTTACCCTGTCCCAACCATTGAGTATACCCGATAAGTTTATTTACCTGTTTCGCTAAACAATACCGCTGGAATTTCTGTCTAATGGTTATATTTTCTTTCCCCGGTTTTACAATTATGCAATTCTCCTGTGGTACCGACCACCAGCATAATTACCTCTTACGACAATCCGCGTCAAATAAAGCACTGGTGCAGGCTCGCAAGCCCCTGCAAAACGGCATTCGGCTGGAACCATCTTTTCCCCGACAGCCAGATACCATCCCCGTTGTGTTGCATGTGGTTAACATTAGTGGTGAAATCGGAGCGGTTGATCATCCGACGGTTAGCATGATCCAAAAAATGATCAATCATGTAAACCTGTATGTCAATCGACATTATCCTGGGGAATTCAGTATACCATACTTTCTATGGGAGTGCAAATACCGGATGCTTAGTAAACAGTAACTGCGAACAGTATGGTGACCAGATTTGTGATACTGATCCCGTATTACAAAATACGAATGGTTGTTACAGCAGTGGTATAAATACTTGAACCCAACGGCCATTTGCCAACCTGGTGTACAACCATATGAGTTATATATACTGGTTATCAACGATTCAGTTAAGCTGCGTTTTATCAAGGATTGAAACAAAGCCAGCATCAACCTATTCAGCGATCAAGCCATTTCCTGAATGCCGGTGATTTTTCCTTGCTGATATCGATGTCTGTTTTTGGCATTGCCGACAGGGTTACCGTTAATTTCTGGTTTTCGTGTGGTGTTACCCGTTGTATGGCATTGATGTTGATGATATACTGGCGGTTTGCACGGAAGAATAACCGGGGATCCAGGAGTGCTTCTATTTCATCTAAACTGCCATAGTCGATGGGGTATTTTTCTGCTTCCCGGGTTATTAGGTAGTTCAGGCTATCCCGCAGGAAACAGGCTACCTGGCTGGTGTTTACCGGAATCCAGCTATTCCTGAAACTCACGATAAATTTCTCTTTATAGATACCGGTTCCCGCTTCATTTTTTGATGAATTCGGGGAAGCGTATTGCCGCCGGAATTTTGAAATGGCCTGCGCAAGTTCTTCGTCATCGATAGGTTTTTGCAAATAGTCAATACCGTTTGCCTTAAAGGCCTGGATGGCAAATTCATCATAGGCCGTTGTGAAAATAACGGGTGCATTCAGGTTGAATTCCCGGAAGAGTTCAAAACTTACGCCATCACCCAATTGGATGTCCATGAAAAAAAGGTCTGGTTCAGCATGCTGCATTAACCATTTTCTCGCTGTTTTCAGGCTGGGCAGGATATCCAGAATTTCAATGCCGGCATCAATTTTTCCGATCTTGTATTTGAGCTCCCTGCCAAGCAATGATTCATCTTCAATGATTACTGCAGTCATAACAGTGGGATTTTAATGGTAAAAAATGCACCTGTTTCCTCAATGACCAGGGGTGTGTCTGTAAGGTATTTGTACAGGGAGATTAAGTTTCTTAGTCCTTGTTTGTTGCTGGTTTCAACCATCCCTTTTTTTTGAATATTGTTCCTGATGACCAGGTACCCGGGTTCGTCAAAAATATCGATGTAAAGCGGCCGATCTTCATCAATCATATTATGTTTAATGGCATTGTCTATCATGTTTTGCAAGGTCACCGGAACAATCTTTTGTGAGAGCCGGGAAGGTTCAATATTTATGTTGATTTGTAAACCTTTCTGGAAGCGGGTTTCCAGCAGCCTGATATAAGAAGTGACAAATTGGATTTCTTTGTCCAGGGTGGTGAGGTCGTTTTCATGGTTTTGCAGGATATAACGATAGATCTTGCTGAGGCTGTCCAGAAATGAAGCGGCCAGGGCCTGGTCTGTCCTTATCAGGCTACCGAGCGAGGAAAGTGAATTGAATAAAAAATGCGGGTTGAGTTGTTGTTTTAATCCTTCGAACATTACCAGTGCTTTTTCTTTCTCCAGGTTTTGCGCACGGCTTTGCAAAACATACATTTTTTCCTGGCTGCGAAGTCTTGCCCTGTACCATTCATATAAAACAAAGCCAGCCACCACTATTATCGTTAACCAAAACCAGAAACTCTTATAAAAAAAGGTATCAATTTTTAACAATAATTGCTTCTCCTTAAAAGTGTCCGGGTTGTTTGTGAGCCCTGCTTTGTACCTGAATACGTAATGGCCACCCGGTACATTGGTGTAGTTGGCTACACCAGATTGTGAAATTATCCAGTCTTTATCAAAGCCCTCCAGTTTATATGCATACCAGGTTTGGCGCGGATTATTATAATTGAGTGCCACCAGGTTAAAAGAGAAAAAGTTTTGTGTGGGTTTTAAATGCAGCCTTGTCATTTCTTCCGCATTTACTGTTTCGCTGAAAGGCTTATCGAATACGTTGATGGCAGAAAGGTATACATCCAGCGTATCGACGGCCGGTTTTACTTTTAGGGGATTAAAGCGGACATACCCTTTCATTGTCGGGAAAAGAAAATCGCCGTTCCTGAAACGGCTGGCCGGCATGTCGGCAAATTCAATGGTTGGCAATCCATCCTCTTCTGTAAATGGCGTGAAGTTTTTTCGTTCCTGGTCTAGCAAGGCCAGTCCGGATGTAGTGGCTATCCACAACCTGTTCATCTCATCCACCAGGATGCCGGAGCACTTTATTGAGGGCAGGCCACTGGACGCCGTATATTGTGTAAACCGGTCGTTATTGCGGTCATATGAAACCAGTCCATTAAAGGAGCTGATCCAGATGAGTCCCTTTTTGTCTTCGGTGATTCCAGTGATTGAATTTCCTAATAAAG comes from Flavihumibacter fluvii and encodes:
- a CDS encoding YdcF family protein; translated protein: MQFILSKIFAIFLSPSNWIFFLSALFFVIRSKTWKKRMAILVIFVVLVFSNPFLYRTATLAWQPSPVKVSGEFEVGILPGGLSGYDSSGNGYFSGAADRFIQTARLYHKGVIKYIIITGGNGHLLRDFPPEANFLLQELVANGIPADHILVDAKSRNTHENALFSKAIYDSMHFSQKAILVTSAIHMPRCQLEFTKAGLPTIAMPCDYDVLQEKNHFLSQVWPDLSLTQKWTPLLKEWIGYVLVKMR
- a CDS encoding IMPACT family protein, producing METKTYYTTLEKAGTAEFRERGSKFVGYAFPVQTAEQFKAELQQIRKEHPKASHHCFAYRLGLDGNNFRVNDDGEPSGTAGKPILGQIDSKELTNVGIVVVRYFGGTLLGVPGLINAYKTTATVVLQTLPFIQKPIEINYRLQFDYTQMNNVMMIIKQFNCSVLSQDVQLFCLLTIGIPINRKEEVLYRLKELLTVEYTPV
- a CDS encoding EamA family transporter gives rise to the protein MLFLLGSILLSSYLTLSFKVVERLGINTFQAIVYNYFTCVIAGILLNGSSPFQPGLLALSWFPWALLMGFLFISLFNIIGYTAQKNGVSVASVANKLSLVIPFIFSVFLYNEKAGALKILGLVLALLAVVWVSQPDNTVKAPKKWVISLPLLPLVLFVGSGLLDTLIKYVENRFLDGSNNNDFLVTAFAAAACMGLVILVVQLFSGKAGLSWQAFAAGVAIGVPNYFSIWCLVNVLKEYAGNSSAIIPVNNMGIVALSTLVAAVLFQEKLSRKNWLGIILSLAAIALIAFG
- a CDS encoding LytR/AlgR family response regulator transcription factor → MTAVIIEDESLLGRELKYKIGKIDAGIEILDILPSLKTARKWLMQHAEPDLFFMDIQLGDGVSFELFREFNLNAPVIFTTAYDEFAIQAFKANGIDYLQKPIDDEELAQAISKFRRQYASPNSSKNEAGTGIYKEKFIVSFRNSWIPVNTSQVACFLRDSLNYLITREAEKYPIDYGSLDEIEALLDPRLFFRANRQYIININAIQRVTPHENQKLTVTLSAMPKTDIDISKEKSPAFRKWLDR